From Brachionichthys hirsutus isolate HB-005 chromosome 16, CSIRO-AGI_Bhir_v1, whole genome shotgun sequence, a single genomic window includes:
- the mapk3 gene encoding mitogen-activated protein kinase 3, with translation MADSSSTAAVGAAGSNSVAAAGAAGTVDGAPAVGPKTVCESVKGQMFDVGPRYTNLNYIGEGAYGMVCSAMDNMTSHRVAIKKISPFEHQTYCQRTLREIKILLRFHHENIIGINDILRARHIDNMRDVYIVQTLMETDLYKLLKGQKLSNDHVCYFLYQILRGLKYIHSANVLHRDLKPSNLLINTTCDLKICDFGLARIADPEHDHTGFLTEYVATRWYRAPEIMLNSKGYSKSIDIWSVGCILAEMLSNRPIFPGKHYLDQLNHILGVLGSPSKEDLNCIINTKARNYLQALPDKPKVPWDKLYYKADPKALCLLGHMLTFNPMKRISVEEALAHNYLEQYYDPTDEPVAEEPFTFSMELDDLPKERLKELIFEETARFQETYQGS, from the exons ATGGCGGATTCGAGCAGCACTGCAGCGGTCGGGGCCGCAGGCTCCAACAGTGTTGCTGCCGCTGGGGCAGCTGGCACCGTCGATGGAGCGCCAGCAGTGGGACCGAAGACCGTGTGCGAGTCCGTTAAGGGCCAGATGTTCGACGTGGGGCCCCGATATACCAACCTGAACTACATCGGGGAGGGCGCTTACGGGATGGTGTG CTCTGCGATGGACAACATGACAAGCCATCGTGTAGCCATCAAGAAAATCAGCCCCTTTGAGCACCAGACTTACTGCCAGCGGACGCTGAGAGAAATCAAGATCCTGCTGCGTTTCCACCATGAGAACATCATTGGCATCAATGACATTCTCAGGGCACGGCACATTGACAACATGAGAGATGT CTACATTGTGCAGACGCTGATGGAGACAGACCTGTACAAGCTGTTGAAAGGCCAGAAGCTGAGCAACGACCATGTCTGCTATTTCCTCTACCAGATCCTGCGAGGCCTCAAGTACATTCACTCAGCAAACGTGTTGCACCGGGACCTCAAACCCTCCAACCTGCTCATCAACACCACCTGTGACCTCAAG ATCTGTGACTTTGGCCTCGCACGAATAGCGGACCCTGAGCACGACCACACAGGTTTCCTGACTGAATACGTGGCCACTCGCTGGTACAGAGCTCCGGAAATCATGCTCAActcaaag GGCTACTCCAAGTCCATTGACATCTGGTCCGTGGGCTGCATCCTGGCTGAGATGCTGTCCAACAGGCCCATCTTTCCCGGGAAACACTACTTGGACCAGCTCAATCACATCCTGG GAGTGCTCGGTTCTCCATCTAAGGAGGATCTGAACTGCATCATCAACACAAAGGCCAGGAACTACCTGCAGGCCCTGCCGGACAAACCTAAGGTCCCATGGGACAAGCTCTACTACAAGGCAGATCCGAAAG CTCTCTGCCTGCTGGGCCACATGTTGACCTTTAACCCCATGAAGCGCATCAGCGTCGAGGAGGCCTTGGCTCATAATTACCTGGAGCAGTACTACGACCCCACTGATGAG ccagTAGCGGAGGAACCCTTCACCTTCTCCATGGAGCTGGACGACCTTCCCAAGGAGAGGCTGAAGGAACTGATCTTTGAGGAGACGGCTCGTTTCCAGGAAACCTACCAGGGCTCCTGA
- the nudt9 gene encoding ADP-ribose pyrophosphatase, mitochondrial — protein MVHFLLRRDWIGRLRLVLTLFRLPHVAYTLGVRPAISCPLSHPRSTSQTVRPITTSYCNFYMTSIRTMPASSKPHIKSRCHLYPGSKVKRFPVPDDKVAWSQNWPQYTPVSYTDPSVLKTPVWADPDIGTFSPKFNAVDGAIDRTSFEGSYKLDKGKPLNPRGRTGLTGRGLLGKWGPNHAADPIVTRWKVDAKGAKMHHPISKQPLLQFVSIQRKDCGQWAIPGGMVDAGEQVSLTLQREFSEEALNSLVVPPSERAKIHERITKLFKSKGFQVFKGYVDDPRNTDHAWMETVAVNFHDESGDSMSELPLQAGDDAGHVQWVDVDSSFPLYASHSQFLELVAKERKAHW, from the exons ATGGTTCATTTCCTTCTGCGACGGGACTGGATCGGCCGGCTTCGTCTAGTGCTCACCCTCTTCAGACTCCCGCATGTCGCCTACACCCTTGGAGTCAG accAGCCATCTCCTGCCCTTTGTCTCATCCTCGCAGTACAAGTCAAACAGTCAGACCCATCACTACCAGTTACTGTAACTTCTACATGACCAGTATACGGACAATGCCAGCCTCATCTAAGCCTCATATCAAGTCCAGATGCCACCTGTATCCAGGGTCCAAAGTCAAGCGCTTTCCTGTGCCTGATGACAAGGTGGCCTGGAGCCAGAACTGGCCACAGTATACTCCAGTGAGCTACACCGACCCATCAGTATTGAAGACACCAGTATGGGCAGATCCTGATATTGG AACTTTCTCTCCTAAGTTCAATGCTGTCGATGGTGCTATTGACAGGACAAGCTTTGAGGGCAGCTACAAATTGGACAAGGGAAAACCACT AAATCCTCGCGGACGTACAGGGTTGACTGGAAGAGGTTTGCTTGGAAAATGGGGGCCCAATCACGCAGCAGATCCCATTGTCACTAG GTGGAAAGTAGATGCCAAAGGAGCCAAGATGCATCACCCAATCTCCAAACAGCCACTCCTGCAATTTGTGTCCATCCAGAGGAAAGACTGTGGGCAGTGGGCCATTCCTGGG GGGATGGTAGATGCAGGGGAGCAGGTCTCTCTCACGCTGCAGCGGGAGTTCTCAGAAGAGGCATTGAACTCGCTGGTAGTCCCACCATCAGAAAGAGCAAAAATACATGAACGCATCACCAAACTGTTCAAATCAAAAGGATTTCAG GTCTTTAAAGGCTACGTGGATGATCCCAGAAACACTGACCACGCTTGGATGGAGACAGTCGCAGTCAACTTCCACGATGAGTCAG GGGACAGCATGAGTGAGCTGCCGCTTCAagctggagatgatgctggaCATGTTCAGTGGGTTGATGTTGACTCGTCCTTCCCACTCTACGCGAGTCATTCCCAGTTCCTGGAGCTGGTAGCCAAAGAGAGAAAAGCCCACTGGTAA
- the si:ch211-11k18.4 gene encoding uncharacterized protein si:ch211-11k18.4: protein MSGKIKSRSAANAESIAAGVPCDERILRDCHQLYADPDSGLITVAESVGVKLLAPRKKITVMLMGNHSAGKSSFINWYVEEHIQRTGVAIETQGFSFVTSGRKRESLTGNATLHLYPHFKPLQQFKGVSEYLSTEICTSRQKRFGLVTFVDSPGLVDGDMKYPFDVDEVILWLGDLCDLILVFFDPMGQALCKRTLNIVESLNENHGDRLRFYLSKADEAGGESDRQRVMMQIVQELCKRPGLNKCGFDMPTIYIPNPNKPSRCVNQIEEVCRAIEKTINQTVQNTLNSLEKDCELISEAITDRLINDRLTSAGNRRARCKSCFITLLGFSVPMALMALLVLGGLSREMLEMALGRQGTETLSLYLIPVVGVFDSLTMEQKLYGCAGLVLLSFLLLIIARFSFKTQPTLSGKQKRQLQEKLEYVQEVVKTKKKKLYEDYLRQSVSDQDMGS, encoded by the exons ATGTCTGGGAAAATCAAAAGCCGAAGTGCTGCAAACGCCGAATCCATTGCAGCCGGCGTGCCCTGCGATGAGCGCATCTTGCGGGATTGTCATCAACTGTACGCCGATCCCGACAGCG GGTTGATAACAGTAGCCGAATCTGTTGGTGTGAAGCTGCTGGCGCCCAGGAAAAAGATCACTGTGATGCTAATGGGAAACCACTCTGCTGGGAAAAGCTCCTTCATCAACTG GTACGTTGAAGAGCACATCCAGCGCACCGGAGTGGCCATTGAGACCCAAGGCTTCAGCTTTGTTACGAGCGGCCGCAAGAGAGAGTCTCTCACA ggAAATGCCACTCTCCACTTATATCCACACTTCAAACCTCTGCAACAGTTCAAAG GTGTTTCAGAGTACTTGAGCACAGAGATCTGCACGTCCAGACAGAAACGGTTCGGCCTGGTGACCTTTGTGGATTCACCGGGGTTGGTGGACGGTGATATGAAGTACCCATTTGACGTTGACGAAGTCATCCTGTGGCTTG GTGACCTCTGTGACCTGATTCTGGTGTTCTTTGACCCCATGGGTCAGGCTCTATGCAAGCGCACCCTCAACATTGTGGAGAGCCTGAATGAGAACCACGGGGATCGACTGCGTTTTTACCTGAGCAAGGCCGATGAGGCGGGGGGAGAGTCGGACAGGCAG AGAGTAATGATGCAGATCGTACAGGAGCTCTGCAAGCGACCAGGACTCAACAAATGCGGTTTTGACATGCCCACCATCTACATTCCTAATCCCAATAAG CCTAGCCGCTGCGTCAATCAGATTGAAGAGGTGTGTCGCGCCATTGAGAAAACGATTAACCAGACGGTCCAGAACACGCTCAACTCCCTGGAGAAAGACTGCGAGCTCATCAGCGAGGCCATCACCGATAGGCTCATCAATGACAG GCTGACCAGTGCCGGGAACCGCAGAGCACGTTGCAAGAGCTGCTTCATAACGCTGTTGGGCTTCAGCGTCCCGATGGCCTTGATGGCGTTGCTGGTGCTGGGCGGTCTCTCCCGGGAGATGCTAGAaatggcgctgggccgccaagGGACAGAGACGCTGTCACTCTACCTG ATTCCAGTAGTGGGAGTGTTTGACTCCCTCACTATGGAGCAGAAACTCTATGGCTGTGCCGGACTcgtccttctttccttcctcctgctcatcATCGCACGCTTCTCCTTTAA GACTCAACCAACTCTGTCAGGCAAACAGAAACGGCAActgcaggagaagctggaaTATGTTCAAGAGGTGGTCAAGACCAAAAAG aaaAAGCTATATGAAGATTACCTTCGCCAGAGTGTCAGTGACCAGGATATGGGCTCGTGA
- the rabep2 gene encoding rab GTPase-binding effector protein 2, whose amino-acid sequence IVQRVQTDKNMNPKSEDAETSLQAQLTECRAQVEHWQGVATICELSKQEELAELQKQCDQEMQSLQEALRETAAQYEARISVLLSQPLEWRRSSGQNMITERKAKTDTSNESQTHFINSQSELENMTLADGMQILRVEPEVAAEGDGVPLSAEGCFSLRHCDSASLSSFSLDTPSLPRKLKAQEDTESLVSTGTLVPEAIYLPPAGHRLITHSDWDALNAQLSELRGEVSRLQAENEELEKELDTQTKHTHRQVSLLQSQVHTSEFLLQDLQKSFSQSQNAVQSRLMELSFSQRKMSNELSRLKGEEVVDEGPEPSSLFPATLQGAHCEERLRIEIVNLREQLNSQTEETEIIEVQLSSLKMEMERIQATKDQTEAELLACRTELEALRVALSHIQNTNKALSNDKAALHQQCLELRSQVISLRSQFDTSQTVQRDFVQLSQSLQVKLELIRQAESFEKVKDILEDEVSEAADDS is encoded by the exons ATTGTCCAAAGAGTGCAGACTGACAAGAATATGAACCCAAAGAGTGAAGACGCAG AGACGAGCCTGCAGGCCCAGCTCACCGAGTGCCGAGCTCAGGTTGAACACTGGCAGGGTGTGGCAACGATTTGCGAGCTGAGCAAACAGGAGGAActggcagagctgcagaaacagtGTGATCAAGAGATGCAGTCTCTGCAGGAGGCTCTGAGAG AGACAGCAGCGCAGTATGAGGCCAGGATATCTGTTCTCCTGTCTCAGCCTTTGGAGTGGAGACGATCCAGTGGACAAAACATG ATAACTGAAAGGAAAGCCAAGACAGACACCAGTAATGAATCCCAGACACATTTCATCAACAGCCAGTCCGAGCTGGAGAACATGACGCTAGCAGACGGAATGCAAATCCTGCGTGTGGAGCCCGAGGTGGCAGCGGAGGGAGACGGGGTGCCACTCTCAGCAGAAGGGTGTTTTTCACTGCGGCACTGCGACTCGGCTTCGTTGTCCTCCTTCTCCTTAGACACGCCCTCTCTGCCCAGAAAACTCAAAGCTCAGGAGGACACCGAATCTCTGGTGTCCACAGGCACTCTGGTGCCTGAAGCCATCTACCTTCCACCAGCTGGACACAGGCTGATTACACACAGCGACTGGGACGCGCTCAACGCCCAG CTGTCAGAGCTGCGAGGGGAGGTGAGTCGACTGCAGGCTGAGAACgaggagctggagaaagagCTGGACACACAgaccaagcacacacacagacag GTATCACTGCTCCAGTCTCAGGTCCACACATCAGAGTTCCTCCTCCAGGATTTACAGAAAtctttcagccaatcacagaatGCGGTCCAGAGTCGGCTG ATGGAATTGTCCTTCTCCCAGAGGAAGATGTCCAATGAGCTGTCGAGGCTGAAGGGAGAGGAGGTTGTGGATGAAGGACCGGAGCCCAGCTCCTTATTCCCAGCAacgctgcag ggggcgcacTGTGAGGAGCGTCTGCGCATTGAGATCGTCAACCTGCGAGAGCAGCTGAACAGCCAGACGGAGGAGACTG AAATTATAGAAG tGCAGCTGTCCAGtctgaagatggagatggagagaatCCAGGCTACGAAGGACCAGACAGAAGCTGAGCTGCTGGCCTGCCGCACGGAGCTGGAAGCCCTGCGGGTGGCGCTCTCTCACATTCAGAACACCAACAAGGCTCTCAGCAATGATAAA GCAGCCCTGCATCAACAGTGTCTGGAGCTGCGAAGCCAGGTAATCAGTCTGCGCTCCCAGTTTGACACCAGCCAGACCGTTCAGAGGGACTTCGTCCAGCTCTCCCAGTCCCTGCAG GTGAAGTTGGAATTAATTCGGCAGGCCGAGAGCTTTGAGAAAGTCAAGGACATTCTGGAAGATGAAGTCAGTGAAGCTGCAGACGACTCCTGA